In the genome of Terriglobales bacterium, one region contains:
- a CDS encoding GWxTD domain-containing protein translates to MAVDRFRTFFVVLLLTLWSFAGAPVWGQNDAKPAGPSTSGQDAAREEADPLKRPLTEKQRKEQEKSLKRELGKTYKRWLDEDVRWIIMDEELQAFKQFSNDEERDQFIEQFWLRRDPTPDTVENEYKEEHYRRMAYANERFAAGKPGWKTDRGRIYIIFGPPDQIDAHPSGGMYQRPMEEGGGSTSTFPFEVWRYRYLDLPGAGQQEVEIEFVDTCMCGDYHMTIDRSEKDALLYVPNAGPTWFEEMGLANKADRFTGGGLERLGVGPFNRNLPTSQFDRLELYGKLQKPPQIKFKELEEVVTSKVRYNLMPFDVRVDFVRVTTDTVLVPVTIQLKNRDLTFVNKEGVQRGVANIFGRLTTLTGRIAQTFEDTVQVDVPEALLSKTIQNASVYWKAMPLRPGRYRLDIVVKDVNGDRVGTWSRGLLVPSYDEDKLAASTLIVADQMEKVPTRQVGSGNFVIGTTKVRPRVEPADGKPASFKRSANDRVNFWMQVYNLSVDEKTQKPSATIEYDLVNVASKQSLMKQVESTDQLGNVGEQVTLEKSLPIQNLPPGVYQLTIKVNDNLSKQTIAPTAKFAIE, encoded by the coding sequence ATGGCTGTGGACCGATTTAGGACCTTCTTCGTTGTTCTTCTATTGACCCTGTGGAGTTTTGCCGGAGCGCCCGTGTGGGGGCAGAATGACGCCAAGCCCGCGGGGCCAAGCACTTCCGGCCAGGATGCGGCCCGGGAAGAGGCCGACCCGCTGAAGCGTCCTCTCACCGAAAAACAGCGCAAAGAGCAGGAAAAGAGCCTGAAGCGGGAGCTGGGCAAGACCTACAAGCGCTGGCTCGACGAAGACGTGCGCTGGATCATCATGGACGAAGAGCTGCAAGCCTTCAAGCAGTTCTCCAACGATGAGGAACGCGACCAGTTCATCGAGCAGTTCTGGCTGCGCCGCGATCCCACCCCGGACACGGTCGAGAACGAATACAAGGAAGAGCATTACCGGCGCATGGCCTACGCCAATGAACGCTTCGCGGCCGGCAAGCCGGGGTGGAAGACAGACCGCGGTCGCATCTACATCATTTTCGGACCGCCCGACCAGATCGATGCGCACCCCAGCGGCGGAATGTATCAGCGGCCGATGGAGGAAGGAGGCGGGTCGACTTCGACCTTCCCGTTCGAAGTCTGGCGCTACCGCTATCTGGACCTGCCGGGCGCGGGGCAGCAGGAAGTCGAGATCGAGTTCGTCGATACCTGCATGTGCGGCGACTACCACATGACCATCGACCGCTCGGAAAAGGACGCGCTCCTGTATGTGCCCAACGCGGGCCCGACCTGGTTTGAGGAGATGGGTCTGGCCAACAAGGCCGACCGCTTCACCGGCGGCGGCCTGGAAAGGCTGGGCGTGGGGCCCTTCAACCGCAACCTTCCCACCAGCCAGTTCGACCGCCTGGAGCTGTACGGCAAGCTGCAGAAGCCTCCGCAGATCAAGTTCAAGGAGCTGGAAGAGGTCGTCACCAGCAAGGTTCGCTACAACCTGATGCCGTTCGACGTGCGCGTGGACTTTGTGCGCGTCACCACCGACACCGTGCTGGTGCCGGTGACCATCCAGTTGAAGAACCGCGACCTGACGTTCGTAAACAAGGAAGGCGTGCAGCGCGGCGTCGCCAACATCTTCGGGCGGCTGACCACGCTGACCGGGCGCATCGCGCAGACGTTCGAGGACACGGTGCAGGTGGACGTGCCGGAGGCGCTGCTCTCCAAGACCATTCAGAACGCGTCGGTGTACTGGAAGGCGATGCCGCTGCGGCCGGGCCGCTATCGCCTCGACATCGTGGTGAAGGACGTGAATGGCGACCGGGTAGGAACCTGGAGCCGCGGCCTGCTGGTACCGTCCTACGATGAAGACAAGCTGGCGGCTTCCACGCTGATCGTGGCCGACCAGATGGAAAAAGTGCCCACGCGCCAGGTCGGCTCCGGCAACTTCGTGATCGGCACCACCAAAGTGCGGCCGCGCGTGGAGCCGGCGGACGGCAAGCCCGCTTCCTTTAAGCGCAGCGCCAACGACCGCGTGAACTTCTGGATGCAGGTCTATAACCTCTCGGTCGATGAGAAGACGCAGAAACCTTCGGCCACCATCGAGTACGATCTGGTCAACGTGGCCAGCAAGCAGTCGCTGATGAAGCAGGTAGAGAGCACCGATCAACTGGGCAACGTCGGCGAGCAGGTCACGCTGGAAAAGAGCCTGCCGATTCAGAACCTGCCCCCGGGCGTCTACCAGCTCACCATCAAGGTGAACGACAATCTTTCCAAGCAAACGATCGCGCCCACGGCGAAGTTTGCGATCGAGTAG
- a CDS encoding efflux RND transporter periplasmic adaptor subunit, producing MSRRKKIAIIAGAAVAVLAIVGFTVRQSRRNVVEVQAGKVERRDLASVVTASGEIKPQRYVNISANAFGKIVKLYVREGDRVRQGQLLAQLENVQSSADVAAMRSSLEAARTDEVAAEAALRTAQADLSRARAELERTKLDYERAQGLYQAALISKAEYDSRKAAYEAADAGLAQAQARVAQARAQRESARGRVGQAAATLTRASDVLSKTIYTAPFDGVVTNLPVREGETVVVGIQNSPGSTLMTISDLSVITAEVKVDETDIVNVKLGQPADVTIDAIPGKTFKGKVTEIGNIAVVRSTGLATSQTTTSSQEAKDFKVVVTLDDPPANLRPGLSSTAKITTATRQGVLTIPIQALTIRQKSDLEEKKGEKGAAQAAAPVPADKKKEELQGVFVIRDRKAVFVPVETGITGVTEIEVTSGLQEGDEIVTGSYRVLRSLRNGAGVKVEKPSERKKEEEES from the coding sequence ATGAGCCGAAGAAAGAAAATCGCGATCATTGCGGGCGCCGCAGTGGCGGTGCTGGCCATCGTCGGCTTCACGGTCCGCCAGAGCCGCAGGAACGTGGTGGAAGTGCAGGCCGGCAAGGTGGAACGCCGCGACCTGGCTTCGGTGGTCACCGCCTCGGGCGAGATCAAGCCGCAGCGCTACGTCAACATCAGCGCCAACGCATTCGGCAAGATTGTGAAGCTGTACGTGCGCGAAGGCGACCGCGTGCGGCAGGGGCAGCTCCTGGCGCAGCTGGAGAACGTGCAGTCCTCGGCCGATGTGGCCGCCATGCGCTCGTCGCTGGAGGCCGCGCGCACCGATGAAGTCGCCGCCGAAGCCGCCCTGCGCACCGCGCAGGCCGATCTCAGTCGCGCCAGGGCGGAACTGGAGCGCACCAAGCTGGACTACGAGCGCGCCCAGGGCCTGTACCAGGCGGCTCTCATCTCCAAGGCCGAATACGACAGCCGCAAAGCGGCCTATGAGGCCGCCGATGCCGGCCTGGCTCAGGCCCAGGCCCGGGTGGCGCAGGCGCGCGCCCAGCGCGAGTCCGCCAGAGGCCGCGTCGGCCAGGCGGCAGCCACGCTCACCCGCGCCTCGGACGTCCTCAGCAAGACCATCTACACCGCGCCCTTCGACGGCGTGGTCACCAACTTGCCCGTGCGCGAAGGCGAAACCGTCGTGGTCGGCATCCAGAACTCCCCCGGAAGCACGCTCATGACGATCTCGGATCTCTCAGTCATTACGGCTGAGGTCAAAGTGGATGAAACCGACATCGTGAACGTGAAGCTGGGCCAGCCGGCCGACGTCACCATCGACGCCATTCCCGGAAAGACCTTCAAGGGCAAGGTGACGGAGATCGGCAACATCGCGGTCGTGCGCTCCACCGGCCTCGCGACCTCGCAGACCACCACCAGCAGCCAGGAGGCCAAGGACTTCAAGGTCGTGGTCACGCTCGACGATCCGCCCGCGAACTTGCGGCCGGGCTTGTCGTCCACCGCCAAGATTACGACGGCCACTCGCCAGGGCGTTCTGACCATTCCGATCCAGGCCCTCACTATCCGCCAGAAGTCGGATCTGGAGGAGAAGAAGGGCGAGAAGGGCGCCGCCCAGGCGGCCGCCCCGGTTCCGGCGGACAAGAAGAAGGAAGAGCTGCAAGGCGTCTTCGTCATCCGCGACCGCAAAGCCGTATTTGTGCCGGTAGAAACCGGCATCACGGGCGTGACCGAGATCGAAGTCACCAGCGGTCTGCAGGAGGGCGACGAGATCGTGACCGGCAGCTACCGGGTGCTGCGCTCGCTGCGCAACGGCGCCGGCGTCAAGGTGGAAAAGCCCTCGGAGCGCAAGAAAGAGGAAGAAGAATCGTGA
- a CDS encoding penicillin-binding transpeptidase domain-containing protein, with translation MTIALVLWLLSDLAGAATTGQAADATGKTKSGSTQARSGSKKATTRKTATRKKRRYRRYERFYTSSYADDVTAGDVTEGEDPVVREAALDALGRMNGTVVVIDSFTGRILTMVNQKLALSQGAQPCSTFKVAVALAALNDGVVTRDEEIVLGFTRRRRYVPRRPITMNLTKATAESNNPYFQVLGRRLGFERVSRYAHEFGLGELAGWGIEGEHPGVFPETEPKAGVGLMCSHGEGIQMTPLQLGAFMAAVANGGTLYYLQHPSTAQELASFQPRIKRELNIGSLIPEVSEGMVGAVEYGSARSLRYSFWEETVAGKTGTCSHNGTRFGWFASWTPTERGPLVTVVFLQGGRPTFGPRAAEITGRFYRNLYDRNYFAARATAQSQTASEQQQPGGSGTSH, from the coding sequence GTGACCATAGCGTTGGTGCTGTGGCTGCTTTCCGACCTTGCCGGAGCGGCTACTACCGGCCAGGCAGCCGACGCAACGGGCAAAACAAAATCCGGTTCCACGCAAGCCAGGAGCGGCTCCAAGAAAGCCACCACCCGGAAGACTGCGACCAGGAAGAAGCGCCGCTATCGCCGTTACGAGCGCTTCTACACCAGCTCCTACGCGGACGACGTGACCGCGGGCGACGTCACCGAAGGGGAAGACCCGGTGGTGCGCGAAGCGGCGCTGGACGCCCTGGGCCGCATGAACGGGACGGTGGTGGTGATCGACTCGTTCACCGGCCGCATCCTGACGATGGTCAATCAGAAGCTGGCGCTCTCCCAGGGCGCGCAACCGTGCTCGACGTTCAAAGTGGCGGTGGCGCTGGCGGCGCTGAATGACGGCGTGGTGACGCGCGACGAGGAAATCGTGCTGGGATTCACCCGGCGGCGCCGCTACGTCCCGCGCCGCCCCATCACCATGAACCTGACCAAGGCCACCGCGGAATCCAACAATCCCTACTTCCAGGTGCTGGGCCGCAGGCTGGGGTTCGAACGCGTGAGCCGCTACGCGCACGAGTTCGGCCTGGGCGAACTGGCGGGATGGGGGATTGAAGGCGAGCATCCCGGCGTCTTCCCCGAGACCGAGCCGAAAGCTGGCGTGGGGCTGATGTGCTCGCACGGCGAAGGCATCCAGATGACGCCGCTGCAACTGGGTGCGTTCATGGCGGCCGTCGCCAACGGCGGCACGCTCTACTACCTGCAGCACCCGTCGACGGCGCAGGAGCTGGCGTCGTTCCAGCCGCGCATCAAGCGCGAGCTGAACATCGGGTCGCTGATCCCGGAGGTTTCCGAGGGCATGGTGGGCGCGGTGGAGTACGGCAGCGCGCGCAGCCTGCGCTACAGCTTCTGGGAAGAGACCGTCGCGGGCAAAACGGGCACCTGCTCGCACAACGGCACGCGCTTCGGCTGGTTCGCGTCGTGGACGCCGACCGAGCGCGGTCCCCTGGTGACGGTGGTGTTCCTGCAGGGCGGGCGGCCGACGTTCGGTCCGCGCGCCGCGGAGATCACCGGTCGCTTCTATCGCAACCTGTACGACCGCAATTATTTCGCCGCCCGCGCTACCGCGCAGTCGCAGACCGCCTCCGAGCAGCAGCAGCCCGGCGGCAGCGGCACGTCGCACTAG
- a CDS encoding carboxypeptidase-like regulatory domain-containing protein: MSRNHRLGWMLVMLAAALPASAGAPRPATVSGSVTNTAGVPQMGAVVEIFASATEVPRKVFTDERGHFLASGLAPGRYYVKVSAPSFLPTLRENLVLRSGTHAILNLTLNTLFEALLLLSPEARPREDEDDWKWTLRSTVNRPVLRLSEGESLMVVSRSGNEKDRVLKARLALVAGGDPGPGSSDMNASFLVERSLFSAGTLSVGGNLGQGPGTPGVLRASYSHRLPDGSRPEVALTMRRFATAETVEHGAALEALALSLSDTVTVGSFLQVHAGGELQSVQFGSRVSAVKPFGSAELHLTPYTVLSYRYATSQPNTRMAKGFDTAPADLSESGPRFTLHGGAPLLEQARHQEIALSRRIGGNNLQVAAFADRLVNTALLGVGDADVDGDDVLTDVYSNTFAYNGGNLSADGVRVVFERQVMPEVTATFGYAFGGVLDLLEPGVSLDEARASLRTVRRHAASAKLSGRLPGAKTRWIASYKWTSGRALTPVDMFDASPGQTDPYLSLFIRQPIPVRGPGQIEALVDVRNLLAQGYVPVVGSDGQTLYLVQAARSVRGGLAFTF; this comes from the coding sequence ATGTCGAGGAACCACAGACTGGGCTGGATGCTGGTGATGCTGGCAGCCGCGCTGCCGGCTTCCGCCGGCGCGCCCCGGCCAGCCACCGTCAGCGGCTCGGTCACCAACACCGCCGGGGTGCCGCAGATGGGCGCGGTGGTCGAGATCTTCGCTTCCGCCACCGAGGTGCCGCGCAAGGTGTTCACCGATGAGCGCGGCCACTTCCTCGCCTCCGGCTTGGCGCCGGGCCGTTATTACGTCAAGGTCAGCGCGCCATCCTTCCTGCCTACGTTGCGCGAGAACCTGGTGCTGCGCTCCGGCACCCACGCCATTCTCAACCTCACGCTGAACACGCTGTTCGAGGCTCTCCTGTTGCTGAGTCCGGAGGCGCGGCCGCGCGAGGATGAGGACGACTGGAAGTGGACCTTGCGCTCGACCGTGAACCGCCCCGTGCTGCGGCTGAGTGAGGGCGAATCGCTGATGGTGGTGAGCCGTTCGGGGAACGAGAAGGATCGCGTGCTCAAGGCCCGGCTGGCGCTGGTGGCCGGCGGCGATCCCGGCCCCGGTTCGAGCGACATGAACGCGTCCTTCCTGGTGGAGCGCTCGCTGTTCTCCGCCGGCACGCTTTCTGTGGGCGGGAACCTGGGGCAGGGACCGGGCACGCCGGGCGTCCTGCGCGCCAGCTACTCCCACCGGTTGCCCGACGGCTCGCGGCCCGAGGTGGCGTTGACCATGCGACGTTTCGCCACCGCGGAAACCGTCGAGCACGGCGCGGCCCTGGAAGCCCTCGCCCTCTCGCTGAGCGACACCGTCACCGTGGGCAGCTTCCTCCAGGTCCATGCCGGCGGCGAACTGCAGAGCGTGCAGTTCGGCAGCCGCGTCAGCGCGGTGAAGCCGTTCGGCAGCGCCGAACTCCATCTTACGCCGTACACCGTGCTGTCCTACCGCTACGCCACTTCGCAGCCCAATACGCGGATGGCCAAGGGATTTGACACCGCGCCGGCTGACCTGAGCGAATCCGGCCCGCGCTTCACGCTGCACGGCGGCGCGCCCCTGCTGGAGCAGGCCCGGCATCAAGAGATCGCGCTTTCGCGGCGCATCGGCGGCAACAACCTGCAGGTGGCCGCCTTCGCCGACCGGCTGGTGAACACGGCGCTTCTGGGTGTCGGCGACGCGGACGTGGACGGCGACGATGTGCTGACCGACGTCTACTCCAATACCTTCGCCTACAATGGCGGCAATCTCTCCGCCGACGGCGTGCGAGTGGTCTTTGAGCGCCAGGTGATGCCGGAAGTGACGGCCACGTTCGGGTATGCCTTCGGGGGTGTCCTGGACCTTCTGGAGCCGGGCGTCTCCCTGGATGAGGCACGCGCCTCCCTGCGCACTGTTCGGCGTCACGCCGCCAGCGCCAAGCTCTCCGGACGCCTGCCCGGCGCCAAGACGCGCTGGATCGCTTCCTACAAGTGGACCAGCGGGCGGGCCCTGACGCCCGTGGATATGTTCGACGCTTCGCCGGGACAGACGGATCCGTACCTCAGCCTTTTCATCCGCCAGCCCATTCCGGTACGGGGCCCGGGACAGATCGAAGCGCTGGTCGACGTCCGCAACCTGCTGGCCCAGGGGTATGTGCCCGTCGTCGGCTCGGATGGCCAGACGCTGTACCTGGTGCAGGCGGCACGTTCCGTGCGCGGCGGCCTCGCCTTCACTTTCTAG
- a CDS encoding nuclear transport factor 2 family protein, with product MADARAIQRAILRLEREQARAFNRRDVSGAMRVFSPRFVGFSSTTHARIRGLGAQRKTFQFYLRQSPKMTYRIEQPLVQVTGDTAVATFYWSVGLGRGHVIHGRGTHVFVRQGKNWRVVHEHFSRAH from the coding sequence ATGGCTGACGCCAGGGCAATTCAGAGGGCGATTCTCCGCTTGGAGCGGGAGCAGGCTCGAGCGTTCAACCGGCGCGATGTCTCCGGCGCCATGCGAGTCTTCAGCCCCAGGTTCGTCGGGTTCTCTTCCACAACGCACGCCCGCATCCGCGGCCTGGGTGCTCAACGGAAGACCTTCCAGTTCTACCTCAGGCAATCGCCTAAGATGACCTACCGCATCGAGCAGCCGCTCGTGCAAGTCACGGGCGATACGGCGGTGGCGACTTTTTACTGGAGCGTGGGCTTGGGGCGCGGCCACGTCATACACGGCCGCGGCACCCATGTGTTCGTGCGCCAAGGGAAGAACTGGCGCGTAGTGCACGAGCATTTCTCGCGCGCCCACTGA
- a CDS encoding hemerythrin domain-containing protein, which yields MERQDERWNILMEHNRLLDTRLLVWEMLICQLAHRDQVLDERYARIMQFVREVLEQDLIRRSAIKEVQLYAQLEREAPQLRRLLGELYKEHEALFGKLEAIHRELSHATPESAGVIRELGLGFTQALRAHMRREEQELIPAAAETLEYRAAS from the coding sequence ATGGAAAGGCAGGATGAGCGTTGGAACATCCTTATGGAACACAACCGGCTTTTGGACACTCGCTTGCTGGTGTGGGAGATGCTGATCTGCCAACTTGCCCATCGTGATCAGGTCCTGGACGAACGATACGCCAGGATCATGCAATTCGTCCGCGAGGTCCTGGAGCAAGACCTCATCCGTCGTTCCGCCATCAAGGAAGTGCAACTGTATGCGCAGTTGGAGCGCGAGGCGCCGCAACTCCGCCGCCTGCTGGGCGAGCTTTACAAGGAGCACGAGGCCCTGTTCGGCAAGCTGGAGGCCATCCACCGCGAGCTGAGCCATGCCACTCCGGAAAGCGCCGGCGTGATTCGCGAGCTTGGCCTCGGCTTCACCCAGGCCCTGCGCGCCCACATGCGCCGCGAGGAGCAGGAATTGATCCCTGCGGCCGCCGAAACCCTGGAGTACCGGGCCGCAAGCTGA
- a CDS encoding ABC transporter ATP-binding protein, protein MSEEKQMATQVESVVEAGVTAPPSNCIIYTHGLWKTYDMGAEEVHALRGVDMRIDRGEYVAIMGPSGSGKSTLMNLIGCLDTPTRGQYWLNGQLVSELDDDELARIRNKEIGFVFQTFNLLARATALHNVELPLIYNGTPAAERIQKAKAALAAVDLADRMHHKPNELSGGQRQRVAIARALVNNPSIILADEPTGNLDSQTGAEIMALFDRLHQQGNTIILVTHEHDIAEHAHRVIHIRDGKVELDERKA, encoded by the coding sequence ATGAGCGAGGAGAAGCAGATGGCAACGCAGGTCGAGAGCGTAGTCGAAGCCGGGGTCACGGCGCCGCCGTCCAACTGCATCATCTACACCCACGGTCTGTGGAAGACCTACGACATGGGCGCCGAGGAAGTGCACGCCCTGCGCGGCGTCGATATGCGCATCGACCGCGGCGAGTACGTGGCCATCATGGGACCTTCGGGCTCGGGCAAGTCCACGCTCATGAACCTGATCGGCTGCCTGGATACGCCTACCCGGGGCCAGTACTGGCTCAACGGACAACTGGTCAGCGAGCTGGATGATGACGAGCTGGCCCGCATCCGCAACAAGGAGATCGGCTTCGTCTTCCAGACCTTCAACCTGCTGGCCCGCGCCACCGCGCTGCACAACGTCGAGCTGCCGCTCATCTACAACGGCACGCCGGCTGCCGAGCGCATCCAGAAAGCCAAAGCCGCGCTGGCGGCGGTGGACCTGGCCGACCGCATGCACCACAAGCCCAACGAGCTCTCCGGCGGACAGCGCCAGCGCGTCGCCATCGCCCGCGCCCTGGTGAACAATCCCTCCATCATTCTGGCCGACGAGCCCACCGGCAACCTGGACTCGCAGACCGGCGCCGAGATCATGGCCCTGTTCGACCGCCTGCACCAGCAGGGCAACACCATCATCCTGGTCACCCACGAGCACGATATCGCCGAGCACGCCCATCGCGTCATCCACATCCGCGACGGCAAGGTCGAGCTCGACGAGCGCAAGGCGTAG
- a CDS encoding glycosyltransferase: MEIRDLAAVGGALSVLSWTYVLLGRGGFWQVRTLFAPGGEAGGSQAGVAVVVPARDEAAVIVRSVESLLQQAYGGPLHIFVVDDGSSDDTARVARQAAGRTGKAEALTLLEGRPLPPGWSGKVWALEQGVQRARELRPQYLLFTDADVVHAPDSVATLVGKAEREAYDLASVMVRLRCETPAEKLLIPAFVFFFFKLYPPAWIADPRRDTAGAAGGCLLIRPEALQRAGGLAAVRGEIIDDCALARVVKKTGGRVWLGLAARTLSIREYGSAASIGRMISRTAFNQLRHSTLLLVGALAGMVVAYLLPPALVVSGRPLPAALGILAWAMMTTAYLPMARFYGLGWWWAVALPLVALFYMGATVYSALRYWAGRGGEWKGRVQDMRQGATD, translated from the coding sequence GTGGAAATCCGCGACCTGGCTGCAGTAGGCGGAGCTCTTTCGGTCCTCAGTTGGACGTACGTACTGCTGGGGCGCGGCGGGTTCTGGCAAGTGCGAACGCTCTTCGCGCCGGGTGGAGAGGCAGGCGGCAGCCAGGCTGGCGTGGCCGTGGTGGTTCCGGCGAGAGACGAGGCGGCGGTCATCGTGCGAAGCGTCGAGTCGCTGCTGCAGCAGGCATATGGCGGACCGCTTCACATCTTCGTGGTGGATGACGGCAGCAGCGACGACACGGCCCGCGTGGCGCGCCAGGCGGCCGGCCGGACCGGCAAAGCCGAGGCGCTGACCCTGCTCGAAGGACGGCCGCTGCCGCCGGGATGGTCCGGCAAGGTGTGGGCGCTGGAGCAGGGAGTGCAGCGGGCGCGCGAACTCCGCCCGCAATATTTGCTGTTCACGGACGCGGATGTGGTGCACGCGCCGGACAGCGTGGCGACGCTGGTGGGGAAGGCGGAACGCGAGGCTTACGACCTGGCGTCGGTGATGGTCAGGCTGCGTTGCGAAACACCGGCGGAGAAGCTGCTGATCCCGGCCTTCGTGTTTTTCTTTTTCAAGCTTTATCCGCCGGCGTGGATTGCGGACCCGCGGCGCGACACCGCGGGCGCGGCAGGCGGGTGCCTTCTGATCCGCCCTGAAGCGCTGCAGCGCGCCGGAGGCCTCGCGGCTGTACGCGGGGAGATCATCGACGATTGTGCGCTGGCGCGCGTGGTGAAGAAGACCGGCGGCAGGGTCTGGCTGGGACTCGCGGCGCGAACGCTCAGCATACGGGAGTATGGGTCAGCGGCGTCTATCGGACGGATGATCTCACGCACGGCGTTCAACCAGTTGCGTCACTCGACGCTCCTGTTAGTGGGAGCGCTGGCAGGAATGGTGGTGGCCTATTTGCTTCCGCCCGCTTTGGTCGTGAGTGGACGGCCCCTTCCTGCCGCGCTCGGGATTCTGGCCTGGGCGATGATGACAACGGCGTACCTGCCCATGGCTCGTTTCTACGGCCTGGGCTGGTGGTGGGCGGTGGCGCTCCCGCTGGTTGCGCTGTTCTATATGGGGGCCACAGTTTATTCAGCGCTGCGATACTGGGCAGGACGGGGAGGGGAATGGAAGGGCAGGGTGCAGGACATGCGGCAGGGCGCGACTGACTAG
- a CDS encoding PEGA domain-containing protein encodes MHLPRILFCLLLVSPTVSLGENPRVFVTDSKSWEISGGFAGTSEGFAGGTSGGARPQTAEIIKTFGEKCSGVTINNRAERADYVVLLDHEGGKGWIRKDNKVAVFNREGDSIVSKSTRSLGGSVETACGAILKDWAGGGAERAATAQKQPAATASAPAPTPAAPAASIAKVDVSSEPSGADIEVDGAFVGSTPSTLELAPGEHVISVKKSGYKAWERKLKITGGSIRLHAELEKNQ; translated from the coding sequence ATGCATCTTCCACGGATTCTGTTTTGCCTGCTCTTGGTTAGTCCAACTGTCAGCCTGGGCGAAAACCCACGCGTCTTCGTCACCGACAGCAAGAGCTGGGAAATTTCCGGCGGGTTTGCCGGCACCAGCGAAGGCTTCGCCGGCGGTACGAGCGGCGGCGCCCGCCCACAGACTGCCGAAATCATCAAGACCTTCGGGGAGAAGTGCTCCGGCGTCACCATCAACAATCGTGCCGAGCGCGCCGACTATGTGGTCCTGCTGGACCACGAAGGGGGCAAGGGCTGGATCCGCAAGGACAACAAGGTCGCGGTATTCAACCGCGAAGGGGATTCGATCGTCAGCAAGTCCACGCGTTCACTTGGCGGTTCGGTTGAAACCGCGTGCGGGGCGATCCTGAAGGACTGGGCTGGCGGCGGCGCTGAACGCGCCGCCACCGCGCAAAAGCAGCCCGCCGCCACAGCCTCTGCTCCAGCACCGACACCCGCCGCTCCGGCCGCCTCGATCGCCAAGGTGGACGTGTCCTCAGAGCCAAGTGGAGCCGACATCGAGGTGGACGGTGCCTTCGTCGGAAGCACACCGTCTACTTTGGAACTTGCACCCGGTGAGCACGTGATTTCGGTCAAGAAATCCGGATACAAGGCCTGGGAGCGTAAGCTCAAGATCACCGGTGGAAGCATTCGGCTGCACGCGGAACTGGAAAAGAACCAATAA